A genomic segment from Spirosoma sp. SC4-14 encodes:
- a CDS encoding FecR domain-containing protein yields MNYANYQVDDFLADLEFVRWVKHPEPHTDLFWAAFLRDYPDQQAVVQQAIAVLMALQFDEEPVSDTTIKAEWERFNRNLASQRELADTVPIIPLRSYRPLWWAAATLAGLLIGLLWWVNKPIPDTFYRTAFGQLQQIQLPDGSQLTLNANSEVRIPGNWSDRATREVWLKGEGFFHVVKRKGLSQPQFIVHTSELAVEVLGTAFNVQSRHNQADVLLQTGSVRLQLVKADTLRSLLMRPGDGVHYHEKTGQLNRRSVRVDRMASWTRRVLLLDDMTLSELGQVIEDTYGRRVIIRSPTLAQRVLSGSVPTNNERALLEGIAVTLNVPVHIEKGTVVFGN; encoded by the coding sequence ATGAACTACGCCAATTACCAGGTAGACGATTTTTTAGCTGATCTCGAATTTGTACGGTGGGTTAAACATCCTGAGCCACACACTGATTTGTTTTGGGCTGCCTTTCTACGTGATTATCCCGATCAGCAGGCTGTTGTACAACAGGCGATAGCGGTGTTGATGGCGTTACAATTTGATGAAGAACCCGTATCGGACACAACCATCAAGGCAGAATGGGAACGTTTCAACAGGAACCTTGCCAGTCAACGCGAATTAGCTGATACGGTACCCATTATTCCGCTTCGCTCCTATCGACCGTTGTGGTGGGCAGCAGCCACTCTGGCGGGTCTACTCATTGGATTACTTTGGTGGGTAAACAAACCAATCCCAGACACCTTTTACCGTACAGCCTTTGGGCAACTGCAGCAGATTCAGCTTCCTGACGGCTCCCAACTTACCCTAAACGCCAACAGTGAAGTTCGTATACCCGGTAACTGGAGTGACCGGGCAACCCGAGAGGTTTGGCTCAAGGGGGAAGGTTTTTTCCACGTTGTTAAGCGTAAAGGACTATCACAGCCGCAGTTCATTGTCCATACGAGCGAATTAGCCGTGGAAGTCCTGGGTACGGCCTTTAATGTGCAGAGCCGACACAATCAGGCTGACGTACTCTTACAAACGGGATCCGTCCGGTTGCAATTGGTTAAAGCGGATACGCTTCGATCCTTGTTGATGCGGCCAGGCGATGGCGTTCATTACCACGAAAAAACCGGTCAGTTAAATCGACGATCGGTACGAGTGGACCGAATGGCTTCCTGGACACGGCGTGTATTGCTGCTCGATGACATGACATTGAGTGAACTGGGACAGGTAATCGAGGACACATATGGCCGGCGGGTAATCATCCGATCCCCCACATTAGCCCAGCGTGTCCTGAGTGGCTCTGTCCCGACGAATAACGAACGGGCCTTACTGGAGGGCATTGCGGTTACCCTGAATGTACCAGTCCATATTGAAAAAGGCACCGTCGTGTTTGGTAACTAA
- a CDS encoding TonB-dependent receptor — MNIRLLILTGWFAGSLAMGTAQDLATTKRLSTLHKNSVKQPQQLLKDVLNDLEKRFSVHFLYEGTVVENQLVHYDASRKDDVETALKRILTNGLRYQRVDGSLYAIFPATGPGKAGTPPSKTNRLQPEASIESSADINMTGTVTDPETNQGLPGVSVVLKGTTTGTSTDGGGHYRISVPDGKAILVFSYVGYLHQEITVGNQTAINLTLKLDTKSLDEVVVVGYGEQQKKLITGATSQVKGADIQKRNNTGVLDALKGQVSGLNITKASAQPGDGFKVSIRGLGTTGNSSPLYVVDGVPVPDISNLNPADIESLDVLKDAASAAIYGSRASNGVILLTTKKGKVGKATISYDGYYGIQNVAHKMNYLGAKDYLMLTSEYYTNNKIAVPNFATLIPNYAAIANGTWDGTNWLDATSNKNAPIQNHTINITGGTEQAIYSMGVSMNSEEGIVGKPATPTYNRLTFRMNSEYTLIKVNNRDILKIGENVNYASTNRRVTIGEGAGNETSFASVASGSPVIQIYNPDPTNQGPYPYYPFNVYGSPTGVAPTAPNPLAWLDYEKSGSFRRGNNLNGNIYLILSPIKGLVFRSSFGVNSYTTSDRSWVPAYLLSATQATSYFYNPMDRTAQSIQMGTKWIFDNTLTYKFSHQNQHNFDFMLGGSAEKIGIGESISGDNANSLFSSFDYAYLTNNKTIDPSFTHLTGSPLVATRILSAFGRATYDYKQTYLLTAVFREDGSSNFAQGKRWGFFPSLSAGWAMTNEAFMSPTKGWLDYLKLRASWGQNGNQAISPFQYLSTISFTGAPFFRYSDKTKYDNGGYPNILSNPNVSWETSVQTDIGLDARLLRSRLGLTLDWYQKLTKNWLIQAPILASDGTGAPYINGGDVQNKGLEIALSWNDQIGLFAYSVSANFAHQNNIVTRIANPEGIIHGPNAALHADQKETYRAEVGKPIGYFWGLQSNGLFQNTDEVQSYKSADGKVIQPSAQPGDMRYVDRNGDGVIDQSDYTMIGNPNPKFIFGFSFNCSYKGFDLSAITNGVSGNQVIWNYFNNTNHGTYNWSTLALDRWHGEGTSNTTPRINTGSTQDITLSDRFVADAGFWRMSNLTLGYNFKTLWTNSPLKQIRFYVSGQNLFTITPYKGFNPEVGNGGKNGGNWAGGVDSSPYPLARTVLLGASLKF; from the coding sequence ATGAACATACGACTACTCATTCTAACCGGCTGGTTTGCCGGCAGCCTGGCTATGGGAACTGCGCAGGATTTAGCAACAACGAAACGTCTATCAACGCTACACAAAAATTCAGTTAAACAGCCACAGCAGTTGCTGAAAGACGTATTAAATGATCTCGAAAAACGATTCAGCGTTCACTTTCTGTATGAAGGGACTGTTGTGGAAAATCAACTGGTACACTACGATGCCAGCCGAAAAGACGATGTAGAGACAGCCCTTAAACGTATCCTTACCAATGGCCTTCGCTACCAAAGGGTAGATGGTAGCTTGTACGCTATCTTCCCAGCTACTGGTCCCGGAAAAGCAGGTACGCCCCCGTCAAAAACCAACCGCCTACAGCCAGAAGCTAGTATTGAATCGTCAGCCGATATTAACATGACAGGTACGGTTACCGATCCGGAAACCAATCAAGGGCTACCAGGGGTTAGCGTTGTACTCAAAGGTACCACGACCGGTACGAGCACCGATGGCGGGGGCCATTACCGGATTTCAGTGCCCGATGGGAAGGCCATTCTTGTGTTTAGCTACGTAGGTTATTTACATCAGGAAATAACGGTTGGCAATCAAACGGCCATCAACTTAACCCTAAAACTCGATACTAAGTCACTGGATGAAGTAGTTGTGGTGGGCTATGGCGAGCAGCAAAAGAAATTGATCACCGGAGCCACGAGCCAGGTTAAAGGAGCGGATATTCAGAAACGGAATAATACGGGTGTTTTGGATGCGTTGAAGGGACAGGTTTCTGGCCTGAATATTACCAAAGCGTCAGCTCAACCCGGCGATGGGTTTAAGGTAAGCATTCGGGGGCTAGGTACCACGGGTAATTCAAGTCCCCTGTACGTCGTAGATGGGGTGCCTGTTCCGGATATCAGTAACCTCAATCCAGCGGATATCGAATCCCTCGATGTGCTGAAAGATGCGGCATCGGCTGCCATTTACGGATCGAGGGCTTCGAATGGCGTTATTCTGCTAACCACTAAAAAAGGGAAAGTTGGCAAGGCCACGATTAGCTACGACGGGTATTATGGCATTCAGAACGTGGCCCACAAAATGAATTATCTGGGGGCCAAAGATTACCTAATGCTTACCTCGGAGTATTATACTAACAACAAAATAGCTGTTCCCAATTTCGCTACGTTAATTCCAAACTATGCCGCTATTGCCAACGGCACCTGGGATGGAACGAACTGGTTAGATGCGACATCTAACAAAAATGCCCCCATTCAAAATCACACAATCAATATTACGGGCGGAACGGAACAGGCCATTTACTCGATGGGGGTATCCATGAATTCGGAAGAGGGTATTGTCGGTAAACCAGCAACGCCAACCTACAACCGGCTAACATTCCGAATGAATTCAGAATACACCCTGATTAAAGTGAACAATCGGGATATTCTAAAAATAGGCGAAAATGTCAATTATGCAAGCACCAACCGGCGAGTAACCATTGGCGAGGGGGCGGGAAATGAAACCAGCTTTGCTTCGGTGGCATCCGGAAGCCCGGTCATCCAAATTTATAATCCCGATCCAACAAATCAAGGTCCTTATCCCTATTACCCCTTTAATGTATACGGTAGTCCCACAGGCGTAGCGCCAACAGCTCCAAACCCATTGGCCTGGCTGGATTATGAAAAGTCGGGCAGCTTCAGGCGCGGCAATAACCTGAATGGAAATATCTACCTAATCCTTTCGCCCATCAAGGGATTAGTGTTCCGATCGTCGTTTGGCGTTAACTCCTACACCACCTCCGATCGGAGTTGGGTGCCCGCTTACTTGCTTTCGGCAACGCAGGCCACCTCTTATTTTTATAACCCGATGGATCGAACGGCGCAGTCCATTCAAATGGGAACGAAATGGATTTTCGACAATACCCTGACCTACAAATTCTCCCATCAAAATCAGCACAATTTTGATTTTATGCTGGGGGGCTCAGCCGAAAAAATTGGCATTGGTGAGTCAATCAGTGGCGATAATGCCAATTCACTTTTCAGTAGTTTTGATTATGCCTACCTGACCAACAACAAAACAATAGATCCTTCTTTCACCCACCTTACCGGTTCTCCACTAGTAGCTACCCGTATCTTATCGGCCTTTGGACGTGCTACTTACGATTATAAACAGACGTATTTACTGACAGCTGTATTCAGGGAAGATGGCTCCTCTAATTTTGCCCAGGGAAAACGGTGGGGCTTTTTCCCGTCCTTATCGGCGGGCTGGGCCATGACCAATGAAGCCTTCATGAGCCCCACAAAAGGCTGGCTTGACTACCTGAAACTTCGTGCCAGTTGGGGCCAAAACGGCAATCAGGCGATAAGCCCATTTCAGTATTTATCGACCATCTCATTCACTGGGGCTCCTTTTTTCAGGTATAGCGATAAAACCAAGTACGATAACGGCGGCTATCCCAACATTCTATCGAATCCAAATGTAAGCTGGGAGACATCGGTGCAAACCGATATTGGACTTGATGCCCGTTTGCTGCGTAGCCGGTTAGGGCTTACACTGGACTGGTACCAGAAGCTCACTAAAAACTGGCTGATTCAGGCTCCCATACTTGCCTCCGATGGAACGGGAGCCCCTTACATCAACGGGGGCGATGTGCAGAATAAAGGCCTGGAAATCGCCCTTTCCTGGAACGATCAGATCGGTCTGTTTGCGTATAGTGTTTCTGCCAATTTTGCACACCAGAATAACATAGTGACTAGAATTGCCAACCCAGAGGGTATTATTCACGGCCCTAATGCAGCCCTACACGCCGACCAGAAGGAAACCTATCGGGCTGAGGTTGGAAAACCCATTGGCTATTTCTGGGGCCTTCAATCAAATGGTTTATTTCAAAATACGGATGAAGTACAAAGTTATAAGAGCGCTGACGGCAAAGTTATTCAGCCATCCGCGCAGCCGGGCGATATGCGATACGTAGATCGAAATGGCGATGGAGTCATTGACCAGTCGGATTACACGATGATCGGCAATCCAAATCCCAAATTCATATTCGGTTTTTCCTTTAACTGCTCCTACAAAGGCTTCGACCTAAGTGCCATCACGAATGGCGTTTCCGGCAATCAGGTCATCTGGAACTATTTCAACAATACTAATCACGGTACCTACAATTGGTCGACGCTGGCGCTGGACCGATGGCATGGCGAGGGAACGTCCAATACGACACCCAGAATTAATACTGGTAGTACACAGGACATTACTTTGTCGGATCGGTTTGTGGCCGATGCCGGTTTCTGGCGCATGAGCAACCTGACGCTGGGGTACAATTTTAAAACCTTGTGGACGAATTCGCCCCTAAAACAAATTCGTTTTTATGTGTCGGGCCAGAACCTATTCACAATTACACCGTATAAAGGCTTCAACCCGGAAGTTGGCAATGGAGGCAAAAACGGAGGCAACTGGGCTGGTGGCGTCGACTCTTCGCCTTATCCCCTCGCCCGCACGGTTCTACTGGGCGCTTCACTCAAATTCTGA
- a CDS encoding sugar phosphate isomerase/epimerase family protein — protein sequence MTIQIFNNHKTNTLWLTTLSILLLMSTTFTIALAQGSEKENYPAHIKLALNAYSFNDMLTGNRQKDNKPTLTLPELLDWCATQNIEAVDLTGYYFPGYPGVPTDEYIYELKRKAFKLGIDISGTGIKNNFASPDPAVRAADVKRAKEWIIVASKLGAPVLRLFAGEIPKGYENKWDEVAGWMIDCYKECAAFGAQHGVIIGIQNHGDMLQTADQCIKVVKAVNSKWAGLILDTGNFKVKDPYVDIEAVIPYTVNWQVKESVFGIGSDVATDVPRLMKILKKSGYRGYIPIETLYVKNKPYDPYGLVPALLHELKVAQDSEFK from the coding sequence ATGACGATTCAGATTTTCAATAACCATAAAACGAATACGCTTTGGCTCACGACATTGAGCATTCTGCTGCTGATGAGTACTACGTTCACAATTGCCTTGGCACAAGGGTCTGAGAAGGAAAACTATCCGGCGCACATCAAACTAGCCCTGAATGCCTATTCGTTCAACGACATGTTAACGGGCAACCGCCAGAAAGACAACAAACCCACCTTGACCTTACCAGAGCTTCTTGACTGGTGTGCCACCCAAAATATTGAGGCCGTTGACCTTACGGGCTATTATTTTCCCGGTTATCCGGGCGTACCCACCGATGAGTACATCTATGAACTCAAACGCAAAGCCTTTAAACTGGGTATTGATATCAGCGGTACAGGAATCAAAAATAATTTTGCCTCCCCCGATCCGGCAGTCCGGGCAGCCGATGTGAAACGGGCAAAAGAATGGATCATTGTAGCATCTAAATTAGGCGCACCCGTTCTGCGGCTATTTGCGGGTGAAATCCCAAAAGGGTACGAAAATAAATGGGATGAAGTGGCCGGTTGGATGATCGACTGTTACAAAGAGTGTGCGGCTTTTGGCGCCCAACATGGCGTAATCATTGGCATTCAGAATCATGGAGACATGCTTCAAACTGCGGATCAGTGCATAAAAGTAGTCAAGGCGGTTAATTCCAAATGGGCTGGCCTCATTCTCGATACGGGCAATTTCAAGGTTAAAGATCCGTATGTTGATATTGAAGCGGTGATCCCTTACACGGTAAACTGGCAGGTGAAAGAAAGTGTATTTGGTATTGGCAGCGACGTGGCGACCGACGTGCCCCGACTGATGAAGATCCTGAAGAAAAGTGGCTATCGGGGCTATATCCCCATCGAAACACTTTACGTAAAGAATAAGCCCTACGATCCTTATGGGTTAGTGCCAGCCTTATTGCACGAATTGAAAGTGGCCCAGGATTCTGAATTTAAATAA
- a CDS encoding MFS transporter: MPRLPTNYRWQVIALLFVATTINYLDRQVISLLKPTLERVFAWTETDYSHIVMAFQGAYALSFVAFGWGIDRIGSKIGYSLSVTIWSIAAMLHAVASSTFSFGIIRALLGLGEGGNFPASIKTVTEWFPQKERALATGIFNSGTNIGAVVAPILVPWILDVFGWQAAFLLTGVIGFIWLIFWWIYYESPKRDKKISAQELAYVSEQSLSEPDETVNWTDLLKHRQTWAFILGKLFTDPVWWFFLFWLPSFLASTFQINLTRPSVPLIVIYSSATIGSVGGGYISGFFLQKGWSVNASRKTTMLIFAICVFPIMAIQFATSLWVVIGLLSLAVAAHQAWSANLFTLVSDLFPKKAVSSVVGIGGMAGSIGGLLFPILVGYLLDMYKTLGSISTGYNLLFVVCGIAYLIALASIHLLAPSLKQTTI, encoded by the coding sequence ATGCCTAGACTCCCAACGAATTACCGGTGGCAGGTTATCGCTTTACTCTTTGTCGCAACAACCATTAATTACCTGGATCGACAAGTTATCAGCCTGCTTAAGCCTACGCTGGAGCGAGTTTTTGCTTGGACAGAAACCGATTATAGCCACATTGTTATGGCCTTTCAGGGTGCTTACGCCCTCAGTTTCGTTGCTTTTGGATGGGGAATCGACCGAATTGGGTCAAAAATTGGCTATTCGCTGTCGGTCACCATTTGGAGTATTGCGGCTATGCTTCATGCTGTTGCAAGCAGTACATTTAGTTTCGGTATTATCCGGGCGTTATTAGGCTTGGGCGAAGGGGGAAATTTCCCAGCCTCTATAAAAACGGTTACCGAGTGGTTCCCCCAAAAAGAGCGGGCGCTTGCAACGGGTATTTTTAATTCAGGCACCAACATCGGAGCCGTTGTTGCTCCCATACTGGTGCCCTGGATTTTGGACGTATTTGGCTGGCAGGCTGCGTTTCTTCTCACGGGTGTCATTGGCTTTATCTGGCTTATTTTCTGGTGGATCTATTACGAAAGTCCCAAACGTGACAAGAAAATATCCGCTCAGGAATTAGCTTATGTGAGCGAACAATCTTTATCTGAACCTGACGAAACGGTTAATTGGACTGATTTATTGAAACACCGTCAGACCTGGGCATTTATTCTGGGAAAGCTCTTCACCGATCCGGTATGGTGGTTTTTCCTGTTCTGGCTGCCTTCATTTCTAGCATCCACTTTTCAGATAAACCTCACCAGGCCCAGTGTGCCATTAATTGTCATCTATTCATCGGCTACCATTGGCAGTGTAGGAGGTGGCTATATCTCGGGTTTTTTTTTGCAAAAAGGATGGTCGGTAAACGCATCAAGGAAAACAACCATGTTAATTTTTGCAATATGCGTTTTCCCCATCATGGCCATTCAATTTGCTACTTCCCTTTGGGTCGTAATTGGTTTGCTAAGTCTGGCCGTGGCAGCTCACCAGGCCTGGAGTGCCAATCTGTTTACCCTGGTATCGGATCTATTTCCCAAGAAAGCAGTGAGTTCAGTAGTAGGTATTGGCGGTATGGCGGGCTCGATAGGTGGCTTATTATTTCCCATACTTGTTGGTTACCTGCTGGATATGTACAAGACATTGGGTAGTATTAGCACAGGTTATAATTTACTATTTGTAGTTTGTGGCATTGCCTATCTAATTGCTCTGGCGAGTATTCACCTACTAGCTCCGTCCCTTAAACAAACGACAATTTAA
- a CDS encoding IS3 family transposase — protein MQPKNKPLKRRKYDATFKADVMKMIAHGQSVAYVGQALGISEVLIYKWKQRNKGEEKHHFSSQTSDVLIENQRLLQRVSQLEVDRTAEAARDPKKSFKHCQPTDLKQRYELVKSLAEQFKVETLCLVLEISRTAYYRYVRGDSYQRTPQQAEHQNLVEQVFGKHKRRYGSRRITAELQEKGHILGRHQVRTLMKDAGLQAIQPKSFIPRTTDSTHGRGYWPNLLLGQPLPKAPNLVWVSDITYLPLINGDWAYLATWMDLFSCRIVGWQMGETMEDELVILPLRRALIASTCCGADYPFGSRWSICINGAKRVNSIVAY, from the coding sequence ATGCAGCCTAAAAACAAACCTCTAAAACGCCGTAAATACGACGCAACTTTTAAAGCCGACGTGATGAAAATGATTGCTCATGGCCAGAGCGTGGCCTATGTGGGACAGGCACTAGGCATCAGTGAAGTGCTCATCTACAAATGGAAACAGCGAAACAAAGGGGAAGAAAAACACCACTTTTCGAGCCAAACTTCGGATGTGCTGATTGAGAATCAGCGCTTGCTACAACGGGTCAGTCAACTAGAAGTGGATCGGACGGCCGAAGCCGCGCGAGATCCTAAAAAAAGCTTTAAGCATTGTCAGCCAACAGACTTAAAGCAACGCTATGAATTGGTTAAAAGCCTAGCTGAGCAATTTAAAGTAGAGACTCTGTGCTTGGTGTTGGAAATTAGTCGTACGGCTTATTATCGGTACGTGCGGGGCGATAGCTACCAACGAACACCCCAACAAGCTGAGCATCAAAACTTAGTCGAGCAGGTCTTTGGTAAGCACAAACGACGCTATGGCAGTCGACGCATTACAGCAGAGTTACAAGAAAAGGGGCATATACTGGGCCGTCATCAAGTAAGAACGCTGATGAAAGATGCTGGTTTACAGGCTATTCAGCCTAAGTCATTTATACCCCGAACGACGGATAGCACCCATGGTAGAGGTTATTGGCCGAACTTATTACTAGGTCAGCCATTGCCCAAGGCTCCCAATTTGGTTTGGGTCAGCGACATTACCTATCTGCCTTTAATCAATGGTGATTGGGCCTACTTAGCAACTTGGATGGACCTTTTTTCGTGTAGAATAGTAGGTTGGCAAATGGGGGAAACGATGGAAGATGAACTGGTTATATTGCCGCTACGTCGTGCCTTAATTGCGTCAACCTGCTGTGGGGCTGATTATCCATTCGGATCGAGGTGGTCAATATGTATCAACGGAGCTAAAAGAGTTAATTCGATTGTGGCATATTAG
- a CDS encoding RagB/SusD family nutrient uptake outer membrane protein, which translates to MKSRIFLLLITSSILWTGCSDFLDTQDLTEKTNATFPLTAGDYDQAIAAVYSAQRDAYFDQINSFIGISSYLDDDYIANGRALFDDPMIRGYERYQVRNFDQLLVPWQNYYKAIYRANFVLESLAKNSTGLTDPQKASYKGQALYLRASCYLDLCRLFGGVPLKTATESNIPARATVDSCFARIASDLKNAIELMPAKSFQNVNKNNELFNANKYAAEAMMGRAFLFYTGLYGKAELPLAEGGTISKATVLDYLHDVINTSGYGLVDDFRNLWLYAFANTDYKYARDNKLNWIGEKGNNNECLYMISFSGLGTNNQWDRFQNSVSTSVPGITPFGAGSGMSAVNPKVYEEWDNDDLRKTGSIWNVKDAGTEGIEFSSTPAPNSGKFYFNSQSNVEETGYIQKKYCHIYVTVGGKRTAANTVLNGTATKNNTNDATVGQYIIRFSDVLLMAAELGSPNAQTYFDRVRSRAYLKNSGNTPIAGKPFYKAATLENIQDERRHEFAFEGIRWYDLLRWRIVDQQIAKYKTDVLVYKFGVPEKITIRYRPETKGLLPIPQSQINLSNGVLKQNEGWGGNEGIYSGI; encoded by the coding sequence ATGAAAAGTAGAATCTTTCTGCTGCTGATCACGTCGTCCATCCTCTGGACCGGGTGTTCGGACTTCCTGGACACACAGGATTTAACGGAAAAAACAAATGCGACCTTCCCTCTCACGGCGGGGGATTATGATCAGGCCATAGCCGCCGTGTATTCCGCTCAGCGTGATGCCTATTTTGATCAAATCAATAGTTTCATTGGCATTTCGTCCTACCTGGACGATGACTATATTGCCAATGGAAGAGCATTGTTCGATGATCCGATGATTCGGGGATATGAGCGGTATCAGGTTCGCAATTTCGATCAGTTGCTAGTCCCCTGGCAAAATTATTACAAGGCTATCTACCGGGCTAATTTCGTTTTGGAGAGCCTTGCCAAGAATAGCACAGGCCTGACAGACCCGCAAAAAGCAAGTTATAAAGGGCAGGCCCTCTATTTGCGGGCTTCCTGTTATTTAGATCTATGCCGTTTATTTGGTGGGGTACCCTTAAAAACAGCGACCGAATCGAATATTCCGGCAAGAGCTACGGTCGACTCTTGCTTTGCCCGAATTGCCAGTGACTTAAAAAACGCCATTGAGCTAATGCCTGCCAAGTCGTTTCAAAATGTGAATAAAAATAACGAGCTATTCAATGCCAATAAATACGCGGCAGAGGCCATGATGGGACGGGCATTTCTTTTTTACACCGGCTTGTATGGAAAAGCGGAACTGCCACTGGCCGAAGGAGGCACCATATCGAAAGCAACCGTACTGGATTATCTGCACGACGTAATCAATACTAGCGGCTATGGGTTAGTCGACGACTTTCGGAACTTGTGGTTATATGCCTTCGCCAATACGGATTATAAGTACGCCCGAGATAACAAACTCAATTGGATTGGTGAAAAAGGCAATAATAATGAATGCCTTTATATGATCTCGTTCTCTGGCTTGGGGACTAACAACCAATGGGATCGTTTTCAAAATAGCGTGAGCACCTCTGTGCCAGGTATCACGCCGTTTGGGGCAGGAAGTGGCATGAGCGCTGTCAACCCCAAAGTTTACGAGGAGTGGGATAATGATGATCTTCGAAAAACCGGTTCAATCTGGAATGTAAAAGACGCGGGCACAGAAGGGATTGAGTTTAGCAGTACACCCGCACCAAATAGTGGAAAGTTCTATTTTAACTCCCAGAGCAACGTTGAGGAGACCGGGTACATACAAAAAAAGTACTGCCATATCTACGTAACGGTAGGTGGTAAACGTACGGCTGCCAACACGGTACTGAATGGTACGGCCACAAAAAACAATACGAATGACGCTACCGTAGGCCAGTACATTATTCGCTTCTCTGATGTGTTGCTGATGGCAGCCGAATTAGGTAGCCCGAATGCACAAACTTATTTTGATCGGGTCAGGTCGCGGGCCTATCTGAAAAACTCAGGCAATACCCCTATTGCCGGTAAGCCCTTTTATAAAGCAGCCACGCTGGAGAATATTCAGGATGAGCGCAGGCATGAATTCGCCTTTGAGGGTATTCGTTGGTACGACTTACTTCGCTGGCGAATCGTTGACCAGCAAATTGCCAAATACAAAACCGATGTACTGGTTTACAAGTTTGGCGTCCCCGAGAAAATTACCATTCGATACCGGCCCGAAACCAAAGGCCTGCTACCTATTCCTCAAAGTCAGATAAACTTAAGTAACGGCGTATTAAAGCAAAATGAGGGATGGGGTGGTAATGAGGGCATTTATTCCGGCATTTAA
- a CDS encoding integrase core domain-containing protein, with protein MSRADDPYDNAFAESLWSRLKAELLEGGAFLSIEDAHTEIFDYIEAYYNRVRKHSSLGYRSPEQFEQEYYTNLTNSVCR; from the coding sequence ATGAGCCGGGCCGACGATCCCTACGACAATGCCTTTGCGGAGTCGCTGTGGAGCCGCCTGAAGGCGGAATTACTGGAAGGCGGAGCATTTCTTAGCATTGAGGATGCACATACAGAGATCTTCGACTACATTGAAGCCTATTATAATAGGGTGAGAAAGCATTCGTCGCTGGGTTACCGAAGCCCTGAACAATTTGAACAGGAATATTATACAAATCTGACAAATTCAGTGTGCCGCTAA
- a CDS encoding Gfo/Idh/MocA family oxidoreductase, producing the protein MFYKKIGVGLVGFGLSGRYFHTPFLLAHPGFLLKKVVTSRSDDVVAFNPSIETVFTVEELLVDDSIDLVFICSPNETHFQYARAALESNKHVVVEKPFALNEQETDLLLSLAKKMGLVATAFQNRRWDADFLTIKQLIATNKLGEILEYEARYDRFSPVINHSLSWKESPNEGHGSLYNLGPHLIDQALQLFGQPQTVFADTRIMRPHSRVVDWFTILLGYTSKQITLKSSLMARHNHLRFILHGTKGSFTKSGLDVQEEQLRQSQLPNTPHWGYEPAANWGLLTRESQSELIESEPGNYSPFYSGLYEAIVNGADPIVKPHEIQQIAHIISLVNQSASEGRSLTY; encoded by the coding sequence ATGTTTTATAAAAAAATTGGCGTCGGGCTGGTGGGTTTTGGGTTGTCTGGCCGTTATTTCCATACCCCTTTTTTATTGGCTCACCCTGGTTTTTTACTAAAAAAAGTGGTCACAAGCCGTTCAGATGATGTGGTGGCCTTCAACCCCTCAATTGAAACGGTTTTCACTGTCGAGGAACTGCTGGTTGACGATTCAATAGATCTTGTTTTCATCTGTTCCCCCAATGAAACCCATTTTCAATATGCGCGGGCTGCATTGGAAAGCAACAAACATGTTGTTGTCGAAAAGCCATTTGCCCTCAATGAGCAGGAAACTGATTTACTTTTATCGCTTGCGAAAAAAATGGGTCTGGTAGCCACGGCTTTTCAGAATCGGCGCTGGGATGCCGACTTTCTAACGATCAAACAACTTATAGCGACGAATAAACTAGGGGAAATTCTTGAGTACGAGGCCAGGTATGATCGCTTTAGCCCGGTTATTAACCATAGTCTATCGTGGAAAGAGTCCCCGAATGAAGGACATGGTAGTCTGTATAATCTGGGACCACATTTGATCGACCAGGCTTTACAGCTTTTTGGTCAGCCACAAACCGTTTTTGCTGATACTCGAATCATGCGGCCCCATAGTCGGGTTGTAGACTGGTTTACGATCCTTTTAGGGTATACCAGTAAGCAGATCACGTTAAAATCCAGTTTGATGGCGCGCCACAACCATCTTCGCTTTATCCTTCATGGAACAAAGGGGTCTTTTACTAAAAGCGGACTGGACGTTCAAGAAGAACAGCTTCGACAGAGCCAATTACCTAACACCCCTCACTGGGGCTATGAACCAGCAGCGAACTGGGGCTTGCTTACTCGCGAAAGTCAATCGGAATTGATTGAAAGTGAGCCCGGTAATTACTCACCCTTCTATTCAGGACTTTATGAGGCTATTGTCAACGGAGCCGACCCCATCGTGAAACCTCACGAAATCCAGCAAATAGCCCATATTATTTCCCTAGTCAACCAAAGCGCCAGCGAAGGCCGAAGCCTAACCTACTGA